The following coding sequences are from one Nitrospirota bacterium window:
- a CDS encoding acyl-CoA thioesterase, producing the protein MINHKLVLPEHLNHYGFLFGGYLLQWVDEYGYITANLDFPGHRFVTIGLDKVVFRKNIRLGSVLKFDINRTRKGNTSVTYYVKVYCDYIESGEEELVFDTNITFVNVDEDGTKKAI; encoded by the coding sequence ATGATAAACCACAAGCTTGTATTACCTGAGCACCTTAATCACTACGGTTTCCTGTTCGGCGGTTACCTGTTACAGTGGGTTGATGAATACGGCTACATCACAGCTAATCTGGATTTTCCCGGTCACAGGTTCGTGACCATTGGACTCGATAAAGTCGTATTCAGGAAGAACATCCGCCTGGGGTCGGTCTTAAAATTTGATATTAACCGTACTCGAAAAGGCAACACTTCAGTGACTTACTATGTCAAAGTTTACTGCGACTACATCGAATCTGGAGAGGAGGAGCTCGTATTCGATACGAACATAACATTTGTCAACG
- a CDS encoding ferritin family protein → MEVENALKKAIMVEKEAMKKYMEYARATNNVAGKNMFIILALDEWDHMSILEKQLASLSSRGNWDRAEISKSEIELLIPKLKETRKNTSRESGIGDLEALSTALSEEQAANEYYLKQAGLMTDAAAKKMYLRLAEMEDAHYKILEAEIDGIKGSGFWLGFPEFTMD, encoded by the coding sequence ATGGAAGTTGAAAACGCATTAAAGAAGGCAATCATGGTTGAAAAAGAAGCAATGAAAAAATATATGGAATACGCGAGGGCGACAAATAATGTAGCTGGGAAGAACATGTTCATCATATTAGCACTAGATGAGTGGGACCATATGTCTATACTCGAGAAACAGCTGGCAAGCCTTTCGAGCCGGGGCAATTGGGATAGAGCTGAAATCTCTAAATCGGAAATTGAATTATTAATACCTAAACTGAAGGAAACCAGAAAAAATACAAGTCGGGAATCCGGAATAGGCGACCTCGAAGCTCTATCTACGGCACTCAGCGAGGAACAGGCGGCCAATGAATATTACCTGAAACAGGCCGGGCTGATGACAGACGCAGCGGCTAAAAAAATGTACCTTAGGCTCGCCGAAATGGAAGACGCTCATTACAAGATACTGGAAGCTGAAATAGACGGTATCAAGGGCAGCGGCTTCTGGCTGGGTTTCCCGGAGTTCACTATGGACTGA
- a CDS encoding carbonic anhydrase family protein: protein MKRNLFKRLIVTGIMSAVIGIGGYGAAADHAASHAAPHWSYEGDHGPAHWGEFGEACAEGKRQSPVNITGAETSSLPNIDIKYKPSKLNILNNGHTIQVNYEEGSSIVLDASEYKLLQFHFHDPSEHTVDGKSYGMELHLVHKNDNGDLAVIGVLIEEGKENNAFKQIWANMPKKADEKKEVKGASIDASTLLPESLAYYTYPGSLTTPPCTESVTWLVLKEPIQMSAAQIKAFKKLINVNNRPIQPLNERKINTM, encoded by the coding sequence ATGAAGCGTAATCTGTTTAAGAGGTTGATAGTAACGGGTATTATGTCGGCAGTCATTGGGATCGGCGGATATGGGGCTGCCGCTGATCACGCGGCTTCTCATGCGGCTCCGCACTGGTCTTATGAAGGTGACCATGGCCCGGCCCACTGGGGAGAATTCGGCGAAGCCTGCGCTGAAGGCAAGAGGCAGTCGCCGGTAAACATCACTGGCGCAGAGACGTCAAGCCTGCCGAATATAGACATAAAATACAAGCCCTCGAAGCTCAACATACTCAATAACGGACACACCATACAGGTCAACTACGAGGAAGGCAGCAGCATTGTCCTTGACGCCTCCGAGTATAAACTCCTCCAGTTCCACTTCCACGACCCCAGCGAGCACACGGTAGACGGCAAGTCTTACGGTATGGAACTCCACCTCGTTCACAAGAACGACAATGGCGACCTGGCAGTCATCGGGGTGTTAATAGAAGAAGGCAAGGAGAACAACGCCTTCAAACAGATATGGGCCAATATGCCAAAGAAGGCGGATGAGAAGAAAGAGGTAAAGGGGGCATCCATAGACGCTTCCACGCTCCTGCCAGAATCCCTTGCATACTATACCTATCCCGGCTCTCTTACCACACCTCCGTGTACCGAGAGTGTGACATGGCTCGTCCTGAAGGAACCTATACAGATGTCGGCGGCGCAGATAAAGGCGTTTAAAAAGCTTATTAACGTCAACAACAGACCGATCCAGCCACTTAACGAGCGCAAGATAAATACGATGTAG
- a CDS encoding DsrE/DsrF/DrsH-like family protein, which produces MERERVVVFSMDNRGFAIIFHSGAFDRLYHGLSLALTAAALGRESRCFITYWALEYFRKKDRVEFNLDSEGETHKDILEDNIRKGHIHKISGLITEASAMGVKLYSCTSSMGLLNISRDELIDEVDMSMGMTTFMTEAINDQILFI; this is translated from the coding sequence ATGGAGAGGGAAAGGGTAGTGGTATTTTCTATGGACAATAGAGGATTTGCAATAATATTTCACAGTGGAGCATTTGACCGTTTATACCACGGTCTTTCCCTTGCATTAACTGCGGCCGCCCTGGGCAGGGAATCAAGATGCTTTATTACCTACTGGGCCCTGGAATATTTTAGAAAAAAGGATAGGGTTGAATTCAATCTTGACAGTGAGGGTGAGACTCATAAAGATATTCTTGAAGACAATATCAGAAAAGGCCACATACATAAGATATCAGGACTGATCACAGAGGCCAGTGCAATGGGGGTGAAGCTTTATTCATGTACAAGTTCAATGGGGCTTCTTAACATCTCAAGGGATGAACTCATTGATGAGGTTGACATGAGCATGGGAATGACGACATTCATGACTGAGGCCATAAATGACCAGATATTATTTATATGA
- a CDS encoding hemerythrin domain-containing protein, giving the protein MATKLDPITEFREDHRKVRDGLLDIIKALQTKDVVKAREILGNLNVLIGPHFRYEEETLYPAMRTLLGEYVDQLVSEHDGVIGTARACLALLQKDTLTDSEAKDAANAARTLLVHVSNCDGLAILSERLTKSELDDLGDKYAAARTKGVSLLDWAATIRTKRA; this is encoded by the coding sequence ATGGCTACTAAATTAGATCCTATAACTGAATTCAGAGAGGACCACAGGAAGGTAAGAGACGGATTGCTTGATATTATTAAAGCGCTTCAAACAAAGGATGTTGTAAAGGCGCGTGAGATATTAGGCAACTTGAATGTTCTCATAGGACCTCATTTCAGATACGAGGAGGAAACACTATATCCAGCCATGCGTACCTTGTTAGGGGAATATGTTGACCAGCTTGTGTCAGAGCACGATGGTGTTATTGGGACAGCCCGCGCCTGTCTGGCGTTATTGCAAAAAGATACGCTTACAGATTCTGAGGCAAAAGATGCGGCCAATGCAGCAAGGACCCTACTGGTTCATGTCTCCAATTGTGACGGACTTGCAATACTTTCCGAAAGACTGACTAAATCCGAGCTTGATGACTTGGGAGATAAATATGCTGCTGCAAGGACCAAGGGTGTTTCCCTGCTTGACTGGGCCGCAACTATAAGGACAAAACGCGCATAG
- a CDS encoding response regulator transcription factor, with protein sequence MIRIIIVDDHPIFREGLKKIVSESHDIAIEDEVSTGRELLDRIKENSYDIIILDISLPDMSGLEVLGMLQNEKKRPPVLIISMHPEELYAVRALKTGASGYLTKGSIPDELLTAIRRVSVGRKYISSALAEKLAADLNKSDEQPAHDKLSDREYQVMVMLASGKSTGEIARQLSLSLPTISTYRTRILHKINLKNNAELIHYAIRNNLV encoded by the coding sequence ATGATTCGGATAATAATAGTAGACGACCATCCGATATTCCGTGAGGGATTGAAAAAAATTGTCTCCGAATCTCACGATATTGCAATTGAAGATGAGGTCAGTACTGGCAGGGAGTTGTTAGACAGGATTAAGGAAAATAGTTACGATATTATTATACTGGACATTTCACTTCCTGACATGAGCGGACTTGAGGTCCTGGGGATGCTGCAGAATGAAAAAAAACGTCCTCCTGTATTGATTATCAGCATGCATCCTGAGGAACTATATGCTGTACGTGCATTAAAGACGGGTGCCTCCGGCTATTTGACTAAAGGGAGTATTCCTGATGAATTATTAACGGCCATCAGAAGGGTGTCAGTAGGCAGAAAATATATCAGTTCAGCCCTTGCGGAAAAACTGGCAGCAGATCTTAATAAAAGTGATGAGCAGCCGGCTCACGACAAACTATCGGACAGGGAGTATCAGGTTATGGTCATGTTAGCGTCCGGAAAATCAACTGGTGAAATTGCAAGACAACTCTCACTAAGCCTTCCCACTATCAGTACTTACCGCACACGTATCCTGCATAAAATTAATCTTAAAAACAATGCAGAGCTGATTCATTATGCCATCAGGAATAACCTTGTGTGA
- a CDS encoding response regulator yields the protein MDPVENKPISLLYIEDDPGYVRLITEMLKEYSRAIFEPTHVTKLSDALEILKNGLFDVILLDLNLSDSWGFETFERVREISPSTPIVVLTGLNDKDIGIMAVQKGAQDYLGKGEVEGNLLARTIHFALERKRIEIERSNAIEELEKSHQKFRNLSAHLQDLREAERKYIAAELHDELGGLFTAVKMESSLITSNSCVNPEKVQRAGESLVKLADTGIETVRRISTELRPDILDHLGLISAIKWYMSEFQKRAKIRCKCLISCEDINMNKNRATAVFRILQEAVTNVARHSGATKVTVELKVDEDTLIMKIEDNGKGINVEKINNPFSFGLLGMQERTLYLGGKLIISGIPDKGTKVLATIPVSVKGHEYDSDNNSRRPSDIP from the coding sequence ATGGACCCAGTAGAAAATAAACCCATCAGTCTGTTATATATTGAAGACGACCCTGGTTATGTCAGGCTGATCACGGAAATGTTGAAAGAATACAGCAGGGCCATATTTGAACCAACTCATGTAACAAAGCTTTCAGACGCCTTGGAGATTCTCAAGAACGGGCTATTTGATGTTATATTGCTGGATCTCAATCTTTCTGATAGCTGGGGATTCGAGACTTTTGAAAGAGTACGTGAAATATCACCTTCGACCCCGATAGTTGTTCTGACCGGGCTAAATGACAAGGATATTGGGATTATGGCGGTGCAAAAAGGCGCTCAGGACTATCTGGGCAAGGGGGAGGTTGAAGGAAATCTCCTTGCCCGCACAATACATTTTGCCCTCGAGCGCAAGCGCATAGAGATAGAAAGGTCAAATGCCATTGAAGAGCTTGAGAAATCACATCAGAAATTTCGTAATCTTTCCGCTCATCTCCAGGATTTGAGGGAGGCAGAGAGGAAATATATTGCTGCCGAACTTCATGACGAATTAGGTGGTCTATTTACCGCAGTAAAAATGGAATCATCCCTGATTACATCCAATAGTTGTGTTAACCCTGAGAAGGTTCAAAGGGCAGGGGAGTCATTAGTGAAGCTGGCTGATACTGGTATAGAGACAGTACGCCGTATATCAACAGAGCTGAGACCTGACATCCTGGATCATCTTGGCCTCATTTCAGCTATTAAATGGTATATGAGTGAATTTCAGAAAAGGGCAAAGATCAGGTGTAAGTGTTTAATAAGTTGCGAAGATATTAACATGAATAAAAATCGGGCAACTGCTGTTTTCCGTATCCTGCAGGAGGCAGTGACTAACGTTGCACGACATTCAGGCGCTACCAAGGTTACTGTTGAACTGAAGGTAGATGAAGACACTTTGATAATGAAGATAGAAGATAACGGAAAGGGTATCAATGTTGAAAAAATAAATAATCCCTTTTCCTTTGGACTCCTCGGTATGCAGGAACGGACACTTTACTTAGGAGGGAAACTAATTATAAGCGGGATACCAGATAAAGGGACGAAGGTATTGGCAACAATTCCTGTGTCAGTAAAGGGACATGAATATGATTCGGATAATAATAGTAGACGACCATCCGATATTCCGTGA